The Lycium barbarum isolate Lr01 chromosome 9, ASM1917538v2, whole genome shotgun sequence genome has a segment encoding these proteins:
- the LOC132611764 gene encoding uncharacterized protein LOC132611764 produces MAEKIKKKTGLEWSTFTDYPAVPNGRLWICWKHQKVEVTVLYSDSKIVHCLVKEIGSQFSCPMTFVYGFNTVAARREIWRQLRVISLSMAEPWVILGDFNIVLSVNDRVNGAPIQAPKLVDFQECVEDLNLGLLTWRGSQYSWCNKRDADDRVYSLIDRALGNDLWFMQYSNLTAHYPPTPPSPECSDHSPIIINTGVVQHKLPRPFRLYNVLMQQQTFQTMVTNVWRTPVNGYAMYATWRKLKLIEMEAAHMNRELTTLETRIDELQEQVKTIQNQLQTDLFNPTLIQEERQRLRQLEHWSNVQERVLRQQSRATWISHGDSNSKFFHAFLKARQARNRISNKCNDMGVVLTEDQAHQEFLGFFKNLLGTSAAELPSLDITIARDGPCLTTVHQRQLVEAVTKEEVVSALKSLPQTRVQVLMALLQSSLNSFGRLLERTWCKQYCSFLRMASCSKRQIAQQ; encoded by the coding sequence ATGGCTGAGAAGATTAAGAAGAAAACGGGCTTGGAATGGTCTACTTTCACTGATTATCCTGCGGTTCCTAATGGTAGACTTTGGATCTGCTGGAAACATCAAAAAGTAGAAGTCACTGTTCTCTACTCGGATTCCAAAATTGTCCACTGCTTAGTCAAAGAGATTGGATCCCAATTCAGTTGCCCGATGACTTTCGTGTATGGGTTCAACACAGTTGCTGCGAGAAGAGAAATCTGGAGACAGCTCAGGGTCATTAGCTTATCAATGGCTGAACCTTGGGTGATATTGGGAGATTTTAACATTGTTTTGTCTGTAAATGATAGAGTTAATGGAGCACCCATTCAAGCTCCTAAGCTAGTAGATTTTCAGGAGTGTGTTGAGGATCTAAACTTGGGGTTGCTAACATGGAGAGGGAGTCAGTATTCATGGTGCAACAAACGAGATGCTGATGACAGAGTGTATAGCTTAATTGACAGGGCACTGGGTAATGATCTATGGTTTATGCAATATAGCAATTTAACAGCTCATTATCCCCCCACCCCTCCCTCCCCTGAGTGCTCAGACCATTCACCAATTATTATCAATACTGGGGTGGTTCAGCATAAATTACCTAGACCATTCAGATTATACAATGTTCTTATGCAGCAACAGACATTTCAGACTATGGTGACTAATGTTTGGCGGACACCAGTAAATGGGTATGCAATGTATGCTACGTGGAGGAAGTTGAAGTTGATTGAAATGGAGGCTGCACATATGAACAGGGAGTTGACTACGCTAGAGACAAGAATTGATGAACTACAGGAGCAAGTCAAAACTATTCAAAACCAACTCCAGACTGACTTGTTTAATCCTACTCTTATCCAAGAAGAAAGGCAAAGGCTAAGGCAACTAGAACACTGGTCCAATGTCCAAGAACGGGTTCTAAGGCAACAATCCAGAGCTACTTGGATCTCCCATGGGGACTCAAATTCCAAGTTTTTTCATGCTTTTTTAAAAGCAAGACAGGCAAGGAATAGAATCTCCAATAAATGCAATGATATGGGAGTAGTTCTAACAGAAGATCAGGCACATCAAGAATTTTTGGGATTCTTTAAGAATCTATTGGGTACAAGTGCAGCTGAACTCCCAAGTCTTGATATTACCATTGCTAGGGATGGGCCTTGTCTCACAACTGTCCATCAAAGGCAACTAGTTGAAGCAGTTACTAAGGAGGAAGTAGTCTCAGCCCTCAAATCTCTACCCCAGACAAGAGTCCAGGTATTGATGGCTTTACTACAGAGTTCTTTAAACAGTTTTGGGAGGTTATTGGAGAGGACGTGGTGCAAGCAGTATTGCAGTTTTTTGAGAATGGCAAGCTGCTCAAAGAGACAAATTGCACAACAGTGA
- the LOC132610156 gene encoding LOW QUALITY PROTEIN: uncharacterized protein LOC132610156 (The sequence of the model RefSeq protein was modified relative to this genomic sequence to represent the inferred CDS: deleted 2 bases in 1 codon; substituted 1 base at 1 genomic stop codon), translating to MQLNSSKDLAETMITGVPGPSGQWIQQESSQPVILSDGISLHNNVNNHIPVQTGEVYSMEFLQDPSSRVVPIVSGVTGMHDRRAVPQSKQSQHAGYEELTRLLGLTRMDSDISSTRGSSTELENGIYVENELTYSQKVGSSGHVPVGATSGTKSESSKSLKSSGLGTSDCSTGKIKFLCSFGGRILPRPSDGKLRYVGGDTRIISIRKNISWEELMKKTLAICNQPHTFKYQLPGEDLDALISVSSDEDLQNMIEEYYGLEKLGGSQRLRIFLVPLTESENSCPVDAATVQPTDPDYQYVVAVNGIVQGDSSAQENYYEQCVRDEASKVIPKVDCSTGLYVPPPAQLIGESQNQVKFPNQSTPFSPVLVQQGDYKTDSRNTYNNKLPHGGDECPVSVSSTQSVPENPSGCTNIGYYAPQINLINLQSPNKKDDIPQPSQSSELLSHHHGLSRDFVPPTLEQCDGIFQQYSFERTEPKEGTVLSEEPNDEMAVLLGYTSAVAQNGIPHAFSDSKLQEHGKRSPYCSQEGIISFSSLNFLPAQLSSHGVSAALQGNLGYLHQNTYPVSSHHHIRVLNGESNEAADMVDLPELPFDSDSLNKCGPMQRNINGTDTRCNTAKANLENYHPGLKNSSCEMVSACAINNALPCRGGKFPDNKSSKTAVSSEKKLSDANSAMVSNMEVIYLVKHHKILTXIIAPTPLINTLNERSQRNQFENASGGIKQAEPENNTSWVKSSEVAGRISTSEMQFHGAETLSDLLPELSDGLISHHSPMPAVVACPQDTFAKEPLLVFSEELSQSSVRQNPTKDAAFRREVSLIDEEFTNYSDQNVVTSGIGEFSSEKQKIEDAPASKSIKDSQQVLNANGRDIRSPSGDLYAANLRDLETIGGEVISASATEEVPFSPDLGLEAQDANPSDGDKDNLITDAMIAELEADLYGLQIIKNADLEELKELGAGTYGTVYHGKWRGTDVAIKRIKRACFSGRSSQEERLIKDFWREAQILSNLHHPNVLAFYGVVPDGAGGTLATVTEFMTNGSLRNVLIKKDRSLDGYKKLLIAMDAAFGMEYLHSKNIVHFDLKCDNLLVSLRDPQRPVCKVGDFGLSRIKRNTLVSGGVRGTLPWMAPELLNGSSNRVSEKVDVFSFGITMWEILTGEEPYANMHCGAIIGGILKNTLRPPMPERCDPEWRKLMEQCWSADPEARPSFTEIRNRLSSMSAAVQAKGNSNSAGHVNANIPVCI from the exons ATGCAGTTAAATTCATCCAAAGATTTAGCTGAAACTATGATCACTGGGGTGCCTGGTCCTTCTGGTCAATGGATCCAGCAAGAATCATCTCAGCCTGTTATCTTGAGTGATGGCATATCTTTACACAATAATGTAAATAACCATATACCTGTACAGACTGGTGAGGTATATTCTATGGAATTTCTTCAAGATCCTTCTTCAAGAGTAGTTCCTATTGTGTCCGGCGTTACTGGGATGCATGATAGGAGAGCTGTGCCTCAAAGTAAGCAAAGCCAACATGCCGGTTATGAAGAGCTCACAAGACTTCTTGGGTTGACTAGAATGGATTCTGACATTTCTTCTACAAGAGGGTCTAGTACAGAACTTGAAAATGGTATTTATGTAGAGAATGAACTTACATATAGTCAGAAAGTTGGCTCTTCTGGGCATGTCCCTGTGGGAGCTACTTCAGGGACTAAATCTGAATCTTCAAAGTCATTAAAATCTTCTGGATTAGGAACGTCAGACTGTTCTACTGGGAAAATAAAATTCCTATGCAGTTTTGGTGGTAGAATATTGCCTCGACCTAGTGATGGAAAGCTCAGATACGTTGGTGGAGATACACGTATCATTTCCATACGGAAGAATATTTCATGGGAAGAACTTATGAAGAAAACATTGGCCATCTGTAACCAGCCTCACACTTTCAAATACCAGCTTCCAGGAGAGGATCTTGACGCCCTAATATCCGTCTCTTCTGACGAAGATCTTCAGAATATGATAGAGGAATATTATGGCCTCGAGAAGCTTGGGGGCTCCCAAAGGCTCCGGATATTTTTGGTTCCTTTAACTGAATCTGAAAACTCATGCCCTGTAGATGCTGCTACTGTTCAACCGACTGACCCTGATTATCAATATGTTGTTGCTGTTAATGGTATTGTTCAAGGGGATTCTTCTGCTCAGGAGAATTATTATGAGCAGTGTGTACGCGATGAAGCCAGCAAGGTGATACCTAAGGTAGACTGCAGCACTGGTCTTTATGTCCCACCTCCTGCTCAATTGATTGGTGAATCTCAGAATCAGGTTAAGTTTCCCAATCAGTCTACTCCTTTTTCTCCTGTGCTTGTTCAACAGGGAGACTACAAGACCGACTCAAGGAACACATACAATAACAAGTTGCCACATGGTGGTGATGAATGTCCAGTGTCGGTTAGCAGCACCCAATCAGTACCTGAAAACCCGAGTGGATGCACTAATATTGGTTATTATGCCCCGCAGATAAACCTGATAAATTTGCAGAGTCCTAACAAAAAAGATGATATCCCCCAGCCAAGCCAATCGAGTGAATTGCTTTCACATCACCATGGTCTCAGCAGAGACTTTGTTCCTCCTACATTGGAACAATGTGATGGAATCTTTCAACAGTACTCTTTTGAAAGAACAGAACCCAAGGAAGGGACAGTCCTATCTGAAGAGCCGAATGATGAAATGGCTGTATTGCTGGGATACACTTCCGCTGTTGCTCAAAATGGAATTCCGCATGCCTTTTCGGATTCAAAACTTCAAGAACATGGAAAAAGATCACCTTACTGCTCACAAGAGGGAATAATCTCATTTTCCTCTTTGAACTTTTTACCAGCTCAGTTATCTTCACATGGTGTGTCTGCTGCTCTGCAGGGAAACCTAGGGTATCTGCATCAGAATACATACCCAGTCAGTTCTCATCATCACATTAGGGTACTTAATGGGGAATCAAATGAGGCCGCTGACATGGTGGATTTGCCAGAGTTGCCTTTTGACTCAGATTCACTGAATAAATGTGGACCTATGCAAAGAAATATTAATGGAACAGACACTAGATGCAACACAGCTAAAGCAAATTTGGAAAATTACCATCCCGGTCTGAAAAATTCAAGTTGTGAGATGGTAAGTGCATGTGCTATCAATAATGCACTTCCATGTCGTGGTGGTAAATTTCCTGATAACAAATCATCCAAAACAGCTGTGAGTTCAGAGAAAAAACTATCTGATGCTAACTCCGCTATGGTGTCTAATATGGAGGTGATATACCTGGTGAAGCATCACAAAATTTTGACATGA ATCATTGCACCAACACCTTTAATTAATACACTAAATGAGCGGTCCCAAAGAAACCAATTTGAGAATGCCTCAGGGGGGATAAAACAGGCTGAACCTGAGAACAATACATCCTGGGTCAAGAGTTCTGAAGTTGCTGGGAGGATTTCAACTTCTGAAATGCAGTTTCATGGTGCAGAAACTCTGAGTGATCTTCTGCCTGAGTTGTCTGATGGCCTGATTTCCCATCATTCCCCCATGCCAGCAGTCGTTGCATGTCCTCAAGATACTTTTGCCAAAGAACCTTTGCTAGTATTCTCTGAGGAATTGTCACAATCATCAGTTAGGCAAAACCCAACCAAGGATGCTGCTTTTAGGAGAGAAGTTTCTCTAATTGATGAAGAATTTACTAATTACAGTGATCAGAATGTTGTGACTTCTGGCATTGGTGAATTTTCTAGTGAAAAGCAAAAGATAGAAGATGCTCCAGCTAGTAAGAGTATCAAAGATAGCCAGCAGGTTCTGAATGCAAATGGAAGAGATATTAGATCACCCAGTGGTGACTTATATGCTGCAAATCTCCGAGATTTGGAAACCATTGGTGGTGAAGTCATATCTGCTAGTGCTACAGAAGAGGTACCATTTTCCCCTGACTTGGGGTTGGAG GCGCAGGACGCCAACCCCAGTGACGGAGATAAGGATAATTTAATCACTGATGCTATGATAGCTGAGCTGGAAGCTGATTTGTATGGTTTACAG ATCATAAAAAATGCTGACCTtgaagaattgaaggagttggGTGCTGGGACATATGGTACTGTTTACCATGGAAAATGGAGAGGAACAGATGTTGCTATAAAGAGAATCAAGCGGGCATGTTTTTCTGGGAGATCATCACAGGAAGAAAGGCTG ATCAAGGACTTCTGGAGAGAGGCACAGATCCTCTCAAACCTTCATCATCCTAACGTGCTTGCATTTTATGGAGTGGTTCCTGATGGGGCTGGGGGAACTTTGGCAACAGTGACTGAATTCATGACTAATGGATCACTTCGAAACGTTCTTATTAAAAAGGACAG GTCACTTGATGGTTATAAGAAACTTCTAATTGCCATGGATGCAGCTTTTGGGATGGAGTATTTGCACTCGAAAAACATTGTCCACTTTGATCTGAAGTGTGACAATTTGTTAGTTAGTCTGAGGGACCCACAACGACCTGTATGCAAG GTTGGAGATTTTGGACTGTCAAGGATTAAACGCAATACTCTTGTATCTGGAGGTGTACGAGGTACTCTTCCCTGGATGGCACCTGAACTGTTAAATGGTAGCAGTAACCGAGTATCTGAGAAG GTTGATGTTTTCTCATTTGGCATAACAATGTGGGAGATCTTGACTGGGGAAGAACCCTATGCAAACATGCATTGTGGGGCAATCATTG GGGGGATTTTGAAGAATACTCTTCGGCCTCCAATGCCAGAGCGGTGTGATCCCGAGTGGAGGAAGCTGATGGAACAGTGCTGGTCTGCTGATCCTGAAGCTCGGCCATCATTCACGGAGATTAGAAATAGGTTGAGTTCTATGTCAGCTGCAGTCCAGGCAAAGGGGAATAGCAATTCAGCAGGACATGTCAATGCAAACATCCCCGT GTGTATATAG
- the LOC132611765 gene encoding uncharacterized protein LOC132611765, which translates to MGSNAQTKITNTHPLYLYPSDYPGITLVTTPFNGTGYGSWRRGRLISLSAKRKLGFINSKIVKPAETDPTYDNWVMCNDMVIAWILNSLDKEIAETVIHTETAGGIWKEIERRYGQASGTKDELTISIIYPPGTCDCKEEWVKLEEEQRVHQFLAGLNESYSGIRRN; encoded by the exons ATGGGTTCAAACGCCCAAACTAAAATTACTAACACTCATCCACTATACCTCTATCCTTCTGACTACCCAGGGATAACTCTTGTAACTACTCCATTCAATGGGACTGGTTATGGGAGTTGGAGGAGGGGAAGGTTGATTTCCTTATCTGCTAAAAGAAAGTTAGGTTTTATAAATAGTAAAATAGTTAAACCTGCTGAGACTGACCCTACTTATGATAATTGGGTGATGTGTAATGACATGGTAATTGCATGGATTCTTAATAGTCTAGATAAAGAAATTGCTGAAACTGTGATTCACACTGAGACTGCTGGAGGTATATGGAAAGAAATTGAAAGGAGGTATGGTCAGGCTAGTGGAACTAAA GATGAGTTGACTATCTCTATCATATATCCACCTGGCACCTGTGACTGCAAGGAAGAATGGGTTAAGCTAGAAGAAGAACAAAGAGTTCATCAGTTCCTTGCTGGGTTGAATGAGTCTTACAGTGGTATTAGGAGAAATTGA